The Quercus robur chromosome 7, dhQueRobu3.1, whole genome shotgun sequence genome has a segment encoding these proteins:
- the LOC126692594 gene encoding KH domain-containing protein At3g08620 encodes MSGLYNPNFSPARAASPQIRSNPDVDSQYLSELLAEHQKLGPFMQVLPICSRLLNQEILRVSGMMSNQGFSDFDRLRHRSPSPMASSNLISSVTGTGLGGWNGLPQERLSGPPGMTMDWQGAPASPSSYTVKRILRLEIPVDTYPNFNFVGRLLGPRGNSLKRVEATTGCRVYIRGKGSIKDPDKEEKLRGRPGYEHLNEPLHILIEADLPANVVDIRLRQAQEIIEELLKPVDESQDFIKRQQLRELAMLNSNFREESPGPSGSISPFNSSGMKRAKTGR; translated from the exons ATGTCAGGTCTGTATAACCCCAACTTCTCACCTGCAAGAGCTGCTTCTCCACAGATTAGAAGCAACCCAGATGTTGACAG TCAGTACTTGTCAGAGCTGTTAGCAGAGCATCAAAAGCTTGGACCTTTCATGCAAGTCCTTCCGATATGTAGCCGGCTGTTAAATCAAG AAATTTTACGGGTTTCTGGAATGATGTCCAACCAAGGTTTTAGTGACTTTGATAGGCTTCGGCATAGAAGCCCCAGTCCCATGGCTTCTTCAAACCTCATATCAAGTGTCACTGGGACAGGATTAGGTGGCTGGAATGGCCTTCCTCAGGAg AGATTAAGTGGACCCCCTGGAATGACAATGGACTGGCAAGGTGCACCAGCAAGTCCTAGTTCCTACACTGTCAAGAGAATTTTGCGTTTGGAAATTCCAGTTGATACTTACCCAAAT TTCAATTTTGTTGGGCGGCTTCTGGGCCCAAGAGGCAATTCCCTGAAACGAGTGGAAGCAACAACAGGCTGCCGTGTATATATTAGAGGGAAAGGGTCAATAAAGGATCCAGACAAG GAAGAAAAGCTAAGGGGAAGGCCGGGCTATGAGCACCTGAATGAACCACTCCACATCTTAATTGAGGCTGATTTACCTGCCAATGTTGTTGATATAAGGCTGAGGCAGGCACAGGAAATTATTGAAGAATTGCTCAAACCTGTG GACGAGTCTCAGGATTTTATTAAGAGGCAGCAGTTGCGTGAATTAGCCAtgctaaattcaaatttcaGAGAAGAGAGTCCTGGGCCAAGCGGTAGTATCTCTCCTTTCAATTCAAGTGGCATGAAACGTGCGAAAACAGGACGCTGA